A genomic window from Algoriphagus sp. Y33 includes:
- a CDS encoding ATP-dependent Clp protease adaptor ClpS has product MNHSNEPLPYIEESEVLVEDLIDIESNDLIVYNDEYNTFDHVIKILMKVCKHSIEQAEQCTITIHFKGKCAVKKGSITELKPMCEAILDAGIQAAIV; this is encoded by the coding sequence AACGAACCACTTCCGTATATAGAAGAGTCAGAAGTTCTGGTGGAGGATTTGATAGATATTGAATCGAATGACCTGATCGTGTACAATGATGAGTATAACACATTCGATCATGTGATCAAGATTCTCATGAAAGTCTGCAAGCACAGTATAGAGCAAGCAGAACAATGCACTATCACCATCCACTTCAAGGGAAAATGCGCGGTAAAAAAAGGGAGCATCACTGAGCTAAAACCTATGTGTGAGGCTATATTAGATGCCGGAATCCAAGCCGCAATAGTTTAA
- the recR gene encoding recombination mediator RecR, with amino-acid sequence MNFPSKLIEDAVTEISRLPGIGKKTALRLALHLLKQHEANTEALALAITRMRTEIQYCKTCHNISDAEECSICLSHRRDCSVICVVEDIRDVLAIENTNQFHGKYHVLGGVISPIQGIGPEELKIESLLTRVESASQSEPIQEVILALSATMEGDTTSFYLAKRLKEKGIRVSSIARGIPVGGELEFTDEITLGRSIMTRINYATE; translated from the coding sequence TTGAATTTTCCTTCCAAACTGATAGAAGATGCTGTCACCGAAATATCCAGACTTCCTGGAATCGGCAAAAAGACAGCACTTCGACTTGCTCTTCATCTTCTCAAACAGCATGAAGCAAACACCGAGGCTTTGGCTTTGGCTATCACACGCATGCGTACTGAGATTCAGTACTGCAAAACCTGTCATAACATCTCAGATGCCGAAGAATGCAGTATTTGCTTGAGCCATCGTCGTGACTGTTCGGTTATCTGTGTGGTGGAAGACATCAGGGATGTGCTTGCAATAGAGAACACCAACCAGTTTCACGGCAAATACCATGTGCTTGGCGGAGTTATTTCCCCTATCCAAGGTATCGGCCCGGAAGAGCTGAAAATAGAATCTTTGCTGACCAGAGTAGAATCTGCCTCGCAAAGCGAACCTATTCAAGAAGTGATTTTGGCATTGAGCGCTACGATGGAAGGCGATACGACTTCTTTCTACTTGGCGAAAAGGCTAAAGGAAAAAGGTATCCGGGTAAGTTCAATCGCACGCGGCATACCGGTTGGTGGAGAATTGGAATTCACTGATGAAATAACCCTTGGCAGAAGCATCATGACTCGAATAAATTACGCTACTGAGTAA